Genomic window (Cellulosilyticum lentocellum DSM 5427):
AAGAGAAGAAGTAAGGCTACCGGAGTATGTAGAGCTTCATTTGAATTTAGAAGCCTTAAAAGAACAGTTATTTGCTTTTATAAATCAGCAAATAGCCAAGGAGGGTAAAACTGAATGGAGCATAAAGGCTGAGACAGATATTAAATATCGATTAGCAAGTTATAGGCAGACAGAAGCGCATATCCATAAGTGGATTAGAGATATTAAAGATATTTATATCTTAATAGCTAAATCCCCCCTGCTTGAGAAGAATAGAGCTTATATAGAAGAAATATTAAAGACAGATTAAGCAAAAGGGCTAAGTCTATTGCAGTAACATGAATAGACTTAGCCCTTTTAGTGGGTCTAGTTTTGCTCTTGGGAAGTACGAATTAAAGAAATAACGACCTCTAATAAACAATCTAGTGCTTGAAGTTGGTCTGAACTAACACTAGACGAAATAAGTGATTCAATATGGGAATAAATTTGGTAATCGCCCTCTACGATTTCTTTTCCCTTTGTGGTTAATTGAAGATAGTACACACGTTTATCTTCTTCTGATTGAACCTTTTCGATAAGCTGGTGCTTTTGAAGTCTTTTTATAAGTGCAGAAATAGCTGGTTTAGTGAGAGATAAAACGTCTGCCACATCTCCAAAATTGGGATGCTTCATGTTATGAATAGCTAGAAGATAATAGTAGTCACTAATATTGAAGTCGGTTTCAGTTGCCAAAAGATGATTAATACGTTCTGAGGATTGACGCCATAAGTAGCTTGTTATGGCTTCGAGATTTTGAGATATCACATTAAAACTCCTTAAATATTAAAAATTAAACATAATAATATATTAGAATATTTAGTATAAATAGTCAATTGCATTAAATACCATAATTATTTACAAAAAAATACCCATAAATTGTCCAAATATAGGTGAACATTTTTGGGTGTTAAGGCATATTGGCATCAGTAAGATGATTATAATCATCAGAAAAGGCAACAAGTGCAGTAATAACTTGTGATTGTCTTTTTAATGCAGCATCATAATGGTTACTAAGTGCATAAGCTGAAGGCGCTTGAGGAAGTCCTGCTAATAAAGTGGCTTCATCGAAAGTAAGCTCTTTAGGTGTTTTATTAAAGTAATTTTGACTAGCCATAGTAATACCTGTATTGCCATCTCCATAATAAATGGCGTTGACATAAAGTTCGAGAATTTCTTCTTTACTATAAAGATTCTCTAATTCATAAGCGATAAACATTTCCTTGAGCTTACGTTCTAAAGTTTGTGTTTTATCTAAAAAGAGATTTTTGGCTAGTTGCTGAGTGATGGTACTGCCGCCTTGCTCAATGTTACCACAGACCACATTCGTAATGAGTGCACGGCCAAGACCAATAAGGTCTACAGCACCATGCTTATAAAAGCGATGGTCCTCAATGGCCACGATGGCATCAAGAAAAGTAGGGCTAATTTCATCAAAGTGTGTATAGTTCTCACTATTTTGAAGTGCTACGATTGTTTCTTTTATGGGATAGGCGTTAATAGTGCGATGATAAGCAAAGTAACCATAGCCTATGCCACTAATAGTTAATACAAGTAGAAGAATGAGCATACCTTTAAATAGATTTTTAATATATTTCATAGTAATAAGCTCCTTTCTTTTATTTATAGATTTATTATAAAGCTAAATGAATAGCTAAACTATAGGATTTTGGTGACAGTTTTCTTTCAGTTTTGTAACATTTAGAAGCTAAACATCATAACTACATAACAAATAGATGACAAACATTTACAAATTGTGGGAGTCCCTTTATAATTTAAAGAAGAAAAACCTAAAAAAAGCTAGAATATCGCCAAAGGAGGAAAGAAAGTGAAAAAAGTAGTTTCAGTATTCACTGTGTTTATGCTCATAGTGAGTATGTTTAGTGTGAATGCACTAGCCCAAACACAAAGTAAACAATTAAGAGGGATTTGGATATCGACAGTTTATAATTTAGATTATCCAAGCACTAAAAATAATATAAGTGCTCAAAAAAGTGAGTTCACCGAAAAGTTAGACCAGTTAAAAGCCATAGGTATTAATGCTGTTTTTGTACAAGTAAGGCCAAAAGCTGATGCCTTATATAAGTCTCATATTAATCCTTGGTCAGACGTATTAACAGGCACGCAAGGGCAAGAGCCAGGCTATGACCCATTAGCTTTTATGGTAGAAGAAGCACATAAAAGAGGAATGGAACTTCATGCATGGTTAAATCCTTATCGTGTAACAACCAGTGGCACAGATGTTAATGCTTTAGCAATTAATCATCCAGCTCGCTTAAATCCTTCTTGGTTATTTAGTTATAATAATGCACTCTACTATAATCCGGAGTTAGAAGAAGTTAAAGTACATATTGTAGATACAGTTAAAGAAATTGCTACAAACTATAATGTAGATGGGATTCATTTTGATGATTATTTTTACCCTTCTTCTTATCCACTTCCAGCAGGTGAAAGCAAAGATGGCACCGTAGCTAATCATAGACGTCAAGCAGTTAATGATATGGTATCTCGTGTAAGCTATGCTATTAAAGCGATTAATCGTTCTTCAGGAAAGAATATCAGTTTTGGTATTAGCCCAGCAGGTATTTGGAAGAATAATACTTCTGATCCTTTAGGCTCAGCAACATCAGGTAATGAAGCGTATTATTCGGTATACGCTGATGCAAGAACCTGGATTCAAAATGGTTGGCTAGATTACATTACACCTCAAATCTATTGGGAAACAGGTCATGCTAAAGCAGATTATGAAACTTTAGTGAAATGGTGGTCTAATCAAGTAGTAGGTACTTCTACTAAGCTATATATTGGACAAGGGATTTATCGTGATGTAGTGGCAACTCAAATTGACACGCAATTAGCTGTCAATGAAAAGTATACCCAAGTTGAGGGCAGTATTTACTTTAGTTTGAGAGATCTTTTGAGTAATCGTATGGGAAGCAAAGATAAAATTAGCAATTATTACAAAGCAAACCCAGTGACAGGTACAGGAAATACAGGTTCTGGAGGAAACAGTAGTAACAATGGTAATAGTAATACTGAAAATGGTACAGGTTCAGGTTCTTCTAGCAGCAATGTAAATCCTAATGCTGTGGGAAAAACAGGTGTTGTATCTGCAACAACTTTAAATATTAGATCTGGTGCTAGAACAGATAGACCAGTTGTTGCAAAAGTAAGTAGTGGAACTAAGGTTACTATCCTAAGTATTTTAGGAGATTGGTATAAAGTAAAGTTGTCTAACGGCACAGTGGGTTGGGCAAGTGCAGCGTATATCAAGGTAGATGCCAGTCAAAGTACAACTAATAATGGCAATACAGCTGGTAGTACAACAAATACTAGCAGTTTTCCAAAACAAGGTACAGTTAATGCGACGAGCCTTAATATCAGAGCAGGAGCTAGAACAGATAGAGCTATCGTAGCTAAGTTAGCTAAAGGAACAAAGGTTACGATATTATCTATATTAGGAGATTGGTATAAGGTGAAATTAGCAGATGGCACCATTGGTTGGTGTGTAAAGACTTATATTAGTTAGAGACGTTAGTAAATACTAGAAAAGTAAGAATATGAGGCATTCAAGCCTGTATTCTTACTTTTTTTTAATCTTTTTGTTATTTATAAACTATTGATTATTTATTTGATATTATATAAGATGATAATAAAATAATAGATACTAAAAGGAGAGACAAAATGCAAACAATGAAGATAGGACATTCTGATTTAGAAGTATCTAAAATAGCTTTAGGAACCTGGGCTATAGGTGGTGGTTCTTGGTGGGGAACTAATGATGATAACGAATCTATAAAAACCATTCGCACGGCATTAGATAAAGGAATTAACCTTGTAGATACAGCACCAGTATATGGATTTGGTCATAGTGAAGAAGTGGTAGGAAAGGCGATTAAGCCTGTACGTGACCAAGTGGTTTTATCAACAAAATGTGGTTTAATGTTCGACCGAACTGTAGGAAGCTATTATTTCTCCAGAGATGGTTTTGATGTCTATAAAAACTTAACAAAACAAGCTATTATTGACTCTGTAGATCAAAGCTTAAAGCGCTTAGGTACTAATTATATAGATATCTTATTTACTCACTGGCAAAGTGTAGAGCCTTTCATTGTGCCTATAGAGGAAACAATGGAAGCCTTAATGGCACTTAAAAAAGCAGGTAAAATTAGAGCTATTGGTGGATCCAATATGTCTGCTTGGCATATTGAAGAGTATGTAAGATACGGTGAGCTAGATATTATTCAAGAAAAGTATAGCTTAATTGATAGACGTATTGAAAAAGAAATTTTACCAGCTGCCGAAAAGTATGGTGTTACTTTTCAAGCTTATTCACCACTGGAACAAGGTTTGTTAACAGGAAAGATTCGTAAGGATTATGTACCAGAGTTAGGTAGCTCAAGAGACGGTAAGAAGTGGTACAAGCAAGAGAATTTAAGTAAGATTGTAGATGGTGTGGATTCTTGGCTACCACTTTGTGATAAATATGGTTGTACGCTTGGGAATTTAGCTATTGCCTGGGTGGCAGCACAAAGCAATAATATGAACGTATTGTGTGGTGCTAGAAAATTAGAACAAATAGAAGAAAATGCTTTAGCAGGTAATATTACACTTGAGACTGAGGATGTGGCATTTATGAGAGATTCTATTTGCTTATAAAGTAGAGATATACTAAGAGATTCATAAAAACAAAAGGGATGTTGTGAGATGAGCAACATTCCTTTTTGCTATTTAGAAAAGATTTCATTTT
Coding sequences:
- a CDS encoding transglycosylase domain-containing protein; protein product: MKYIKNLFKGMLILLLVLTISGIGYGYFAYHRTINAYPIKETIVALQNSENYTHFDEISPTFLDAIVAIEDHRFYKHGAVDLIGLGRALITNVVCGNIEQGGSTITQQLAKNLFLDKTQTLERKLKEMFIAYELENLYSKEEILELYVNAIYYGDGNTGITMASQNYFNKTPKELTFDEATLLAGLPQAPSAYALSNHYDAALKRQSQVITALVAFSDDYNHLTDANMP
- a CDS encoding family 10 glycosylhydrolase; amino-acid sequence: MKKVVSVFTVFMLIVSMFSVNALAQTQSKQLRGIWISTVYNLDYPSTKNNISAQKSEFTEKLDQLKAIGINAVFVQVRPKADALYKSHINPWSDVLTGTQGQEPGYDPLAFMVEEAHKRGMELHAWLNPYRVTTSGTDVNALAINHPARLNPSWLFSYNNALYYNPELEEVKVHIVDTVKEIATNYNVDGIHFDDYFYPSSYPLPAGESKDGTVANHRRQAVNDMVSRVSYAIKAINRSSGKNISFGISPAGIWKNNTSDPLGSATSGNEAYYSVYADARTWIQNGWLDYITPQIYWETGHAKADYETLVKWWSNQVVGTSTKLYIGQGIYRDVVATQIDTQLAVNEKYTQVEGSIYFSLRDLLSNRMGSKDKISNYYKANPVTGTGNTGSGGNSSNNGNSNTENGTGSGSSSSNVNPNAVGKTGVVSATTLNIRSGARTDRPVVAKVSSGTKVTILSILGDWYKVKLSNGTVGWASAAYIKVDASQSTTNNGNTAGSTTNTSSFPKQGTVNATSLNIRAGARTDRAIVAKLAKGTKVTILSILGDWYKVKLADGTIGWCVKTYIS
- a CDS encoding aldo/keto reductase, with the translated sequence MQTMKIGHSDLEVSKIALGTWAIGGGSWWGTNDDNESIKTIRTALDKGINLVDTAPVYGFGHSEEVVGKAIKPVRDQVVLSTKCGLMFDRTVGSYYFSRDGFDVYKNLTKQAIIDSVDQSLKRLGTNYIDILFTHWQSVEPFIVPIEETMEALMALKKAGKIRAIGGSNMSAWHIEEYVRYGELDIIQEKYSLIDRRIEKEILPAAEKYGVTFQAYSPLEQGLLTGKIRKDYVPELGSSRDGKKWYKQENLSKIVDGVDSWLPLCDKYGCTLGNLAIAWVAAQSNNMNVLCGARKLEQIEENALAGNITLETEDVAFMRDSICL
- a CDS encoding MarR family winged helix-turn-helix transcriptional regulator; the protein is MISQNLEAITSYLWRQSSERINHLLATETDFNISDYYYLLAIHNMKHPNFGDVADVLSLTKPAISALIKRLQKHQLIEKVQSEEDKRVYYLQLTTKGKEIVEGDYQIYSHIESLISSSVSSDQLQALDCLLEVVISLIRTSQEQN